One segment of Thermoanaerobacter kivui DNA contains the following:
- the ytxC gene encoding putative sporulation protein YtxC has translation MQLISIGVSNALKLDGENLKHGLKSLSEKGIKVAVNSSVCGPVTYYNLKIEDKPTFNNIAKIRNYIAEAISDIIVNQIDKRIIRKLINKYYYYFTESEKEQIEKIAYNIIEDDVNRETFKLIKREQIFVLVRDFLKENDYIDIEGFVNFRLRDFIGELSEITDKAVDEFLMQREYNEFIGLLKYFVELQDSKMDVLNIVVDKNGKFKLYNENHELVNSDFINEISLEFKDGTISDEDMLMSTIITIAPKKIFFHSINNIKNKEIIETIKKVFYDRVEICYGCELCSNIKCEK, from the coding sequence TTGCAATTAATTTCCATAGGAGTTTCCAATGCTTTAAAATTAGATGGGGAAAATTTGAAACACGGTTTAAAAAGCCTGAGTGAAAAAGGTATAAAGGTTGCTGTGAATTCAAGTGTTTGCGGCCCTGTAACATATTATAATTTAAAAATCGAGGATAAGCCAACCTTTAATAATATTGCAAAGATTAGAAACTATATAGCTGAGGCTATTTCTGATATAATTGTAAATCAAATTGACAAAAGAATTATAAGAAAGTTAATCAACAAATATTACTATTATTTTACAGAAAGTGAAAAGGAACAGATAGAGAAAATTGCTTATAACATTATTGAAGACGATGTGAACAGGGAAACTTTTAAATTAATAAAAAGAGAACAAATTTTTGTTCTTGTGAGAGATTTTTTAAAGGAAAATGATTATATAGATATAGAAGGCTTTGTCAATTTTAGGCTTAGAGATTTTATTGGGGAGCTCAGTGAAATCACTGACAAAGCTGTGGATGAATTTTTAATGCAGAGGGAGTACAATGAGTTTATTGGCTTGCTGAAATACTTTGTGGAGTTGCAAGATTCAAAAATGGATGTGTTAAACATCGTTGTTGATAAAAATGGGAAATTCAAACTTTACAATGAAAACCATGAGCTTGTAAATAGCGATTTTATAAATGAGATATCTCTTGAGTTTAAAGATGGAACCATAAGCGACGAAGACATGCTTATGAGTACTATCATAACAATTGCTCCCAAAAAAATATTTTTCCATTCCATTAACAATATAAAAAACAAGGAAATTATAGAGACAATTAAAAAAGTTTTTTATGACAGAGTAGAAATTTGTTATGGTTGTGAACTGTGTTCAAATATTAAGTGTGAAAAATAA
- a CDS encoding DUF6873 family GME fold protein: MINPFVPVDEVKYVVIDGREKEIGNSLTKLSIGVIYTEKCNDLYDAISFHPDILIHPLGDGEVIIAPNVSNSFIQKLKQIGLNVRLGQTYLKRNYPYNIAYNVARLGNIAFHNLKYTDPILRESLEQKGIKFLNVKQGYTKCNMAIIDDNSFITSDKGIFEVAVKNGIEVLLIEPGEIILEGFKYGFVGGAMGLIANKKLAVTGSFKSHKNYKKIIEFLNKKGVEIVYLTFNQIKDIGSIIPLI; this comes from the coding sequence GTGATAAATCCTTTTGTTCCTGTAGATGAGGTAAAGTACGTTGTTATTGATGGGAGAGAAAAAGAAATAGGTAATAGTCTAACTAAATTAAGTATAGGTGTAATATATACAGAAAAATGTAATGATTTATATGATGCAATTTCTTTTCACCCCGATATCCTCATACATCCTTTAGGAGATGGTGAAGTTATTATAGCTCCAAATGTATCCAATAGCTTTATACAAAAATTAAAACAAATAGGTTTAAATGTAAGATTAGGACAAACTTATTTGAAACGCAACTATCCCTATAACATCGCATATAATGTAGCAAGATTGGGAAATATAGCTTTTCACAACTTGAAATATACAGACCCTATTTTAAGGGAATCATTAGAACAGAAGGGAATTAAATTTTTAAATGTAAAGCAGGGTTACACAAAGTGCAATATGGCTATCATAGATGATAACAGCTTTATAACCTCAGACAAAGGTATTTTTGAAGTTGCAGTGAAAAATGGAATAGAAGTTCTTTTGATTGAACCGGGAGAAATTATTTTAGAAGGTTTTAAATACGGATTTGTTGGTGGAGCAATGGGACTCATAGCAAATAAGAAATTGGCTGTGACTGGGTCGTTTAAGTCTCATAAAAATTATAAAAAAATTATTGAATTTTTGAATAAAAAAGGAGTAGAAATTGTTTATTTGACTTTTAATCAAATAAAAGACATTGGTTCCATCATCCCACTGATTTAA
- a CDS encoding GGDEF domain-containing response regulator, with product MKGRNILIVDDNKLTRKILKDILENAGYGVLEAKDGEEALQIYRNKLPDMVILDIVMPGMNGFDLLRILRKEEENLMLPIILLTSQDNFEEKIKGLELGADDYLVKPFNDKELLFKVNNLFQRIEHNRMANPLTGLRGNIDIKEEIKRRIKENKPYAILYIDLDNFKSYNDYYGFLRGDNVIKLTAKILSDAVNLIGNERDFLGHIGGDDFVIITTPDKAEEMCKYIISRFDEEIKYLYDDEDRKRGYIETISRTGEKMMFPLVSISIAIVTNEFRDFKNDLEISAVAAELKKKLKIMDGSCYLKDRRKS from the coding sequence GTGAAGGGGAGAAACATTCTTATTGTCGATGATAATAAACTTACAAGGAAAATCTTGAAAGATATTTTAGAAAATGCTGGGTATGGGGTGCTAGAGGCTAAAGATGGAGAAGAGGCTTTGCAAATATACAGGAATAAATTACCTGATATGGTAATATTAGATATAGTTATGCCAGGCATGAATGGCTTTGACCTTTTAAGAATTTTGAGGAAAGAAGAAGAAAATTTGATGCTTCCTATAATACTTTTGACTTCACAGGACAATTTTGAAGAAAAAATTAAGGGGTTGGAATTGGGTGCAGATGATTATTTAGTGAAACCTTTTAATGACAAAGAACTTCTGTTTAAAGTCAATAATTTGTTTCAGCGAATAGAACACAACAGAATGGCCAACCCTCTTACTGGTCTTAGAGGAAATATTGACATTAAAGAAGAAATAAAAAGGCGAATTAAAGAAAACAAGCCTTATGCCATTTTGTATATTGATTTGGACAATTTTAAGTCTTATAATGATTACTATGGTTTTCTAAGAGGAGATAATGTAATAAAACTTACAGCCAAAATTTTATCAGATGCTGTAAATCTGATTGGAAATGAAAGAGATTTTTTGGGACACATAGGTGGAGATGATTTTGTGATAATTACTACTCCTGATAAAGCTGAAGAGATGTGTAAGTATATAATTTCTCGCTTTGATGAGGAAATAAAGTATTTATATGACGATGAAGATAGAAAACGGGGTTACATAGAGACAATTAGTAGGACTGGAGAAAAGATGATGTTTCCACTGGTTTCAATTTCTATTGCTATTGTCACAAATGAATTTAGAGATTTTAAAAATGATTTGGAAATAAGTGCAGTAGCTGCTGAATTGAAAAAGAAATTAAAGATTATGGACGGAAGCTGCTACCTAAAAGATAGAAGAAAGAGTTAG
- a CDS encoding thioredoxin family protein codes for MDKINDIENIEQIIKENDMVFLYSSTQDCGICTSLLPKLEEMLVNYPKIKSFHIPIDEIPLASGKFSVFTVPTVIVYVDGKEAIREARFISMDTLEEKISKYYSLFFEETA; via the coding sequence GTGGATAAAATTAACGACATAGAAAATATAGAACAAATTATAAAGGAAAATGATATGGTATTTCTTTATTCTTCTACACAAGATTGCGGAATATGTACATCATTACTTCCTAAACTTGAAGAAATGCTAGTAAACTATCCAAAAATAAAAAGTTTTCACATTCCTATTGATGAGATTCCGCTGGCTTCTGGTAAGTTTTCTGTTTTTACTGTTCCTACTGTAATAGTTTATGTGGATGGAAAAGAGGCAATAAGAGAGGCTCGTTTTATAAGTATGGACACATTAGAAGAAAAAATTTCAAAATATTACTCTCTTTTCTTTGAAGAAACTGCATAA
- a CDS encoding ISL3 family transposase produces the protein MQGNYITNFLKSEEIIWEGVIEHDDKIELHIKMKQKPHICPRCGEITSKIHDYRVQRIKDVPLFGKPTVIVLKKRRYVCRCCGKKFYEHIDFLPRYHRMTNRLSIYILQQLKKQQSMKDISEVTGVSITTVMRLLDRVGVEPDYKTLPEIISIDEFKGNSGGRKYHCIIVDPKERKILDILKDRKQENLSEYFKRFKERNKVKWVIIDMWRPFSDTVKTYFKGAKIAIDKFHFTRYIYWAIENVRKRIQKELPDNKRKYFKKSRKLLLAKYDTLTTEQKEELEVMFWYSDDLRIAYLLKEEFNDKVLKCKNSKDAKIELKRWIQLAKESKIDEFKRCVQVFNRWFEEITNAFDIPYTNSVTEGYNNKIKVLKRLAYGYRNFYRFRKRILYCNA, from the coding sequence GTGCAAGGTAATTATATCACAAATTTCTTAAAATCTGAAGAGATAATTTGGGAAGGTGTTATAGAACATGACGACAAAATAGAACTGCATATTAAGATGAAGCAGAAACCACATATTTGTCCAAGATGCGGAGAAATAACATCTAAGATTCATGATTATAGAGTACAAAGGATAAAAGATGTACCGCTATTCGGAAAGCCAACAGTGATAGTACTAAAAAAGAGGAGATATGTTTGTCGCTGCTGTGGCAAGAAGTTCTATGAACATATAGACTTTCTGCCACGCTATCATAGAATGACCAACAGATTATCTATTTACATACTACAACAACTAAAAAAACAACAAAGCATGAAAGATATATCTGAAGTTACAGGGGTATCAATTACGACTGTGATGAGACTTTTAGACAGAGTAGGAGTAGAACCTGATTATAAAACATTACCGGAAATTATCAGTATAGACGAATTCAAGGGGAACTCTGGAGGCAGGAAATATCACTGTATTATTGTAGACCCAAAAGAGAGAAAAATATTAGATATTTTAAAAGACAGAAAACAAGAGAATCTGAGTGAATATTTCAAAAGATTTAAAGAGAGGAATAAAGTAAAGTGGGTTATTATAGACATGTGGAGGCCTTTTTCAGATACAGTAAAAACATATTTCAAAGGAGCTAAAATAGCAATAGACAAATTTCATTTTACAAGGTACATATATTGGGCAATAGAAAATGTAAGAAAAAGAATACAAAAAGAATTGCCAGACAATAAAAGAAAATATTTCAAAAAAAGCCGCAAGCTACTTCTTGCAAAATATGATACTTTAACAACAGAACAAAAAGAAGAATTGGAAGTAATGTTCTGGTACAGTGACGACTTAAGGATAGCATACCTTTTAAAAGAAGAATTTAATGATAAAGTATTAAAATGCAAGAATTCAAAGGATGCAAAAATAGAATTAAAAAGATGGATACAGTTAGCTAAAGAAAGCAAAATTGATGAATTTAAAAGATGTGTGCAAGTATTTAACCGTTGGTTTGAAGAAATAACAAATGCCTTTGATATCCCTTACACTAATTCTGTAACAGAAGGTTACAATAATAAAATTAAAGTACTAAAAAGGCTTGCATATGGCTACAGAAATTTTTATCGCTTCAGGAAAAGGATATTATATTGCAATGCTTGA
- the hslO gene encoding Hsp33 family molecular chaperone HslO yields the protein MSDYIVRATAYNNKILAIAAFSTQTAQKAKEIHNLTPTTCAALGRALTAVAMMRVMMKGEKDKVTLVIKGDGPIGNIVAVSNYPGIVKGYVGNPTVDLPLSEKGKLDVGKAVGKNGYVTVIKDIGLKEPYIGTVELQTGEIGEDIAYYFYASEQVPSAVGVGVLVGKEGNVLASGGFIIQLLPNVEEEVVAKLEEVLRNISSVTELLRNGYLPEDILNHILGEMGLNILERVDLKYECDCSQERFETAIIALGKEEIEKLISEGQSVEAVCHFCGKKYLIEESRLKELLRIAEE from the coding sequence ATGAGTGATTACATTGTAAGAGCTACAGCTTATAATAATAAAATATTAGCTATTGCAGCTTTTTCAACACAAACTGCCCAGAAGGCTAAAGAAATTCACAATCTCACACCTACCACTTGTGCAGCTTTAGGAAGAGCTTTGACAGCTGTCGCTATGATGCGAGTTATGATGAAGGGTGAAAAAGACAAGGTCACTTTAGTTATAAAAGGTGATGGGCCTATAGGGAATATTGTTGCAGTGTCAAATTACCCGGGAATTGTCAAAGGGTATGTAGGAAATCCTACAGTGGATTTACCACTGTCTGAAAAAGGAAAATTAGATGTAGGCAAAGCTGTTGGTAAAAATGGATATGTGACTGTTATAAAAGATATAGGTTTAAAGGAACCTTACATTGGAACTGTAGAGCTTCAAACTGGGGAAATCGGGGAAGATATAGCCTATTATTTTTATGCCTCTGAGCAGGTACCTTCTGCTGTTGGGGTAGGAGTGTTAGTGGGAAAAGAAGGAAATGTTTTAGCTTCTGGAGGCTTTATTATACAGTTATTGCCTAATGTTGAAGAAGAAGTTGTAGCAAAGCTAGAGGAAGTACTCAGGAATATTTCTTCAGTTACAGAATTGTTAAGGAATGGATATCTACCAGAAGATATATTGAACCATATATTAGGGGAGATGGGACTTAATATTTTAGAAAGAGTAGATTTAAAATATGAATGTGATTGTTCACAAGAAAGATTTGAAACTGCTATAATTGCTCTTGGAAAAGAGGAGATAGAAAAACTTATTTCAGAAGGACAATCTGTTGAAGCTGTATGCCATTTTTGTGGTAAAAAGTATTTGATAGAGGAAAGTAGGCTTAAAGAATTGCTGAGAATTGCAGAGGAATAA
- a CDS encoding cold-shock protein, producing the protein MVRGKVKWFNAEKGYGFIEREDGTDVFVHYSAIEGDGFKTLEEGQKVEFEVVEAAKGPQASKVRKVN; encoded by the coding sequence ATGGTAAGAGGTAAAGTAAAATGGTTTAATGCCGAGAAAGGCTATGGCTTTATTGAAAGGGAGGATGGCACAGACGTATTTGTCCATTACTCAGCAATTGAAGGTGATGGCTTTAAGACATTGGAGGAAGGACAAAAAGTTGAGTTCGAGGTAGTTGAAGCTGCAAAAGGACCACAAGCTTCTAAGGTAAGAAAGGTAAACTGA
- a CDS encoding NAD-dependent protein deacylase, translating into MGDKNLFEEAARLIKQSRKTIVLTGAGISTESGIPDFRSPGRGLWEKLDPMEVLSTGVLYNFPEEFYKVGFKILSSMRNAEPNEAHYILSEMEKEGIIFGVITQNIDNLHQKAGSKNVFEVHGNTREGSCLHCGKKVSFEVLEEKVNKKQIPPRCDECGGLLRPDVVLFGDPMPYVFDLAVKEVKSSDLLIVIGSSLAVSPVNFLPDIVRHLIIINATETPYDYKADVVIREKASYALRNIWDIIKFQ; encoded by the coding sequence ATGGGGGATAAAAATTTGTTTGAAGAGGCTGCTCGCCTCATTAAGCAGTCAAGAAAAACTATTGTATTGACAGGAGCAGGTATATCAACGGAAAGTGGTATACCTGATTTTAGAAGCCCAGGAAGGGGTCTGTGGGAGAAGTTAGATCCAATGGAGGTTTTGTCAACGGGAGTATTGTACAATTTCCCGGAGGAATTTTATAAAGTTGGTTTCAAGATTTTGTCTTCAATGAGAAATGCTGAGCCTAATGAAGCTCATTACATATTAAGCGAAATGGAGAAAGAAGGTATAATTTTTGGAGTAATTACACAAAATATAGACAATCTTCATCAAAAAGCGGGTTCTAAAAATGTATTCGAAGTTCACGGCAATACGAGAGAAGGAAGTTGTTTACATTGTGGAAAAAAAGTCTCTTTTGAAGTTTTAGAGGAAAAAGTAAATAAAAAACAAATTCCTCCTCGCTGCGATGAGTGTGGTGGGTTACTGCGGCCTGATGTAGTACTATTTGGAGATCCTATGCCTTATGTTTTTGATTTGGCAGTAAAAGAAGTAAAGTCCAGCGATTTGTTAATAGTCATAGGTTCTTCTTTGGCAGTTTCGCCAGTGAACTTTTTGCCAGATATAGTAAGACATTTAATAATTATAAATGCGACAGAGACTCCTTATGACTATAAAGCTGATGTAGTTATAAGGGAAAAAGCAAGCTATGCGCTTAGAAATATATGGGATATTATAAAATTTCAATAA
- a CDS encoding small, acid-soluble spore protein, alpha/beta type produces the protein MDNEILKLEAAEELGLLEKVKKVGWSKLSAQETGKIGSIVKKKMKMQQEVGKKEKL, from the coding sequence ATGGACAATGAAATTTTGAAACTTGAAGCGGCTGAAGAATTAGGACTTCTTGAAAAGGTAAAAAAAGTTGGATGGTCTAAGTTATCTGCCCAAGAAACTGGGAAGATAGGTTCAATAGTTAAGAAAAAGATGAAAATGCAACAGGAGGTAGGAAAAAAAGAAAAGTTGTGA
- a CDS encoding NifU family protein: MRERVEEVLELLRPSLQSDGGDVELIDVTDDGIVKVRLTGACGGCPFATLTLKEGIERALKEEIPEVKEVIAV; encoded by the coding sequence ATGAGAGAAAGAGTAGAAGAAGTATTAGAGCTTCTAAGACCATCTCTTCAATCAGACGGAGGAGATGTGGAACTTATTGATGTTACAGATGATGGGATTGTAAAAGTAAGGCTGACAGGTGCTTGTGGAGGATGCCCTTTTGCTACTTTGACGCTGAAAGAAGGCATTGAAAGGGCTCTCAAAGAAGAAATTCCTGAAGTTAAAGAAGTGATAGCAGTTTAA
- a CDS encoding Uma2 family endonuclease translates to MPLPKEDKIYTYADYLKWPENERIELINGQVYLMTPPSRIHQEILGAIFYQFYDYLKNRPCKVYLAPFGVRLPKGDEKSNEEIKTVVEPDMVVICDESKLDNEGCKGAPDLIVEIVSPSTRKRDRVEKFNLYEKHGVKEYWIVEPEDKIVSVFVLQENKRYGVKVYTDKDKIKVSLFDDLIIDLALIFNY, encoded by the coding sequence ATGCCTCTACCAAAGGAGGATAAAATATACACTTATGCTGATTATTTAAAGTGGCCAGAAAATGAAAGGATAGAATTGATTAATGGACAAGTTTATTTAATGACACCTCCTTCAAGAATTCATCAAGAAATATTAGGAGCAATATTTTATCAATTTTACGATTATCTAAAAAATAGACCATGCAAAGTATATTTGGCACCTTTTGGTGTTAGGCTTCCTAAAGGCGATGAAAAAAGTAATGAAGAGATAAAAACTGTTGTTGAGCCAGATATGGTGGTTATCTGCGATGAATCAAAACTTGATAATGAAGGATGCAAAGGGGCTCCTGATTTAATTGTAGAGATTGTATCACCGTCAACAAGAAAAAGGGATAGAGTAGAAAAATTTAATCTGTATGAAAAACATGGTGTAAAAGAGTACTGGATTGTAGAGCCAGAAGATAAAATTGTGAGTGTATTTGTTTTGCAAGAAAACAAGAGATATGGGGTAAAAGTATATACTGATAAAGATAAAATTAAAGTTTCCCTCTTTGATGACCTTATAATTGATTTGGCGCTTATCTTTAACTATTGA
- a CDS encoding prolipoprotein diacylglyceryl transferase, giving the protein MYIPTINPYAFKIGPIAVHWYGIFMALSIAIGAYYLYKQAMKLNYDEDFLLNLLMVVVISGVVGARLMFVLANYPEWFIKNPIQVLKIYEGGLSWHGAVLGGFLAGLYYCRKKGVRINPLEDFAVLGLAIGNILVRIGNIFNQEVLGRPTEFAFGRWPAQLVGVAMGMILLTRYFYIQKKHMPDGYQFWSFIFYYQLMRGLIEETVRDNPLIWPVYLNEKWGIGFFTLTQLVTPFILILAYWMIRRVLNDPNKQFYN; this is encoded by the coding sequence ATGTACATTCCAACGATTAATCCTTATGCTTTTAAAATAGGACCTATTGCAGTCCATTGGTATGGAATTTTTATGGCACTTTCCATTGCTATAGGTGCATATTACTTATATAAACAGGCAATGAAATTAAATTATGATGAGGATTTTTTGTTAAACCTTTTAATGGTTGTAGTAATTTCAGGGGTAGTTGGAGCAAGGTTGATGTTTGTTTTGGCAAATTACCCTGAATGGTTTATTAAAAATCCTATTCAGGTGCTAAAGATTTATGAAGGTGGCTTGTCATGGCACGGAGCAGTTTTGGGAGGCTTTTTGGCGGGGCTTTACTATTGCCGTAAAAAAGGAGTAAGGATAAATCCATTAGAGGATTTTGCTGTTTTAGGACTTGCAATTGGAAACATATTAGTTAGAATTGGCAATATTTTCAATCAAGAAGTATTAGGGAGACCTACTGAGTTTGCTTTTGGTAGATGGCCTGCTCAACTGGTAGGAGTTGCTATGGGCATGATACTTCTTACTAGGTATTTTTATATACAAAAAAAACATATGCCTGATGGATACCAATTTTGGTCTTTTATATTTTACTATCAACTGATGAGAGGGTTAATTGAAGAAACTGTAAGGGATAATCCTTTAATATGGCCTGTATATTTAAATGAAAAATGGGGAATAGGATTTTTCACCTTGACTCAGTTGGTAACACCTTTCATTTTGATATTGGCATACTGGATGATAAGAAGAGTGTTAAATGACCCGAATAAACAATTTTACAATTAA
- the pepV gene encoding dipeptidase PepV: MNLNSYIDNMRNEIIKSVQEVVRIKSVQDNPKPGMPYGEGVAKALEKALEIAKNLGFRTKNVDGYVGYAEYGEGEEMIGVLGHLDVVPEGDGWIYPPYGAEIHDGKMYGRGTVDDKGPIIAALYGLKAIKDAGLKLSKRVRILFGTNEESGSHEIEYYLKHDEVPTMGFTPDAQYPIIYAEKGITMFRVVKDFEKKPKNLIVKYIRGGQRPNVVPDYCECGLEVKDENKKREIKEKLQTFVKETGYDIKAEENNDLLTIKSIGVSAHGSLPHLGKNAIMQLLLFLDRIDLEDSDVKDFIHFFAQNVGMETDGKTFGVYLKDGTGELTFNVGTIELDENKGTLGLNIRYPVKYKYEDWMTPFEEKIKPYGIRVEDMMHQPPLYFPPDHPLIKALSNVYEEQTGQKAELLAIGGGTYAKEMKNMVAFGPVFPGKPDLAHQANEYIEIEDLILNAKIYAHAIYELAK; the protein is encoded by the coding sequence ATGAATTTGAATTCTTACATAGACAATATGAGGAATGAGATTATAAAATCAGTGCAGGAGGTTGTCAGAATAAAAAGTGTTCAAGATAACCCTAAGCCTGGTATGCCTTATGGTGAAGGTGTAGCCAAGGCATTAGAAAAAGCTTTAGAGATTGCTAAAAACCTTGGGTTTAGAACAAAGAATGTTGATGGTTATGTGGGATATGCGGAGTACGGTGAAGGAGAAGAAATGATAGGAGTGTTAGGGCATTTGGATGTGGTTCCTGAAGGCGACGGGTGGATTTATCCGCCTTATGGTGCTGAAATCCACGATGGTAAAATGTATGGAAGAGGGACTGTAGATGACAAAGGCCCAATTATTGCTGCTTTATACGGTTTGAAGGCGATAAAAGACGCTGGATTAAAGCTTTCTAAAAGAGTAAGGATTTTATTTGGAACAAATGAAGAGTCTGGTTCTCACGAGATAGAGTATTACTTAAAACATGACGAAGTGCCGACAATGGGGTTTACTCCTGATGCTCAATATCCTATCATATATGCAGAAAAAGGTATTACTATGTTTAGAGTTGTCAAAGATTTTGAAAAGAAACCTAAAAATTTAATAGTAAAATATATTCGTGGTGGTCAAAGACCTAATGTAGTGCCTGATTATTGCGAATGTGGACTTGAAGTAAAGGATGAAAATAAAAAGAGAGAAATAAAAGAAAAATTACAAACTTTTGTAAAAGAAACTGGTTATGATATAAAGGCGGAAGAAAACAATGACTTGTTAACTATTAAGTCCATAGGAGTTTCTGCTCATGGTAGTCTTCCGCATCTTGGGAAAAACGCTATAATGCAATTGTTGCTCTTTCTTGATAGAATTGATTTAGAAGACAGCGATGTCAAAGATTTTATACATTTCTTTGCTCAAAATGTAGGAATGGAGACAGATGGAAAGACTTTTGGGGTTTATTTAAAAGATGGAACTGGAGAACTGACTTTTAATGTAGGAACGATAGAGTTAGATGAGAATAAAGGGACTTTAGGGTTAAATATAAGGTATCCGGTAAAATATAAATATGAAGATTGGATGACTCCTTTTGAAGAGAAGATCAAACCTTATGGCATACGAGTGGAAGATATGATGCATCAGCCACCGTTGTATTTTCCACCAGACCATCCGCTTATCAAAGCACTTAGCAATGTTTACGAAGAACAAACAGGTCAAAAAGCGGAACTTTTGGCGATTGGTGGAGGAACATATGCAAAAGAAATGAAAAACATGGTGGCCTTTGGACCTGTATTTCCAGGGAAACCTGATTTGGCGCATCAGGCAAATGAATATATTGAGATAGAAGATTTAATATTGAACGCAAAGATATATGCTCATGCCATATATGAGCTGGCAAAATAA
- a CDS encoding type I phosphomannose isomerase catalytic subunit, whose amino-acid sequence MQPMKFRPIFMERIWGGNALRERFGFDIPLDKKVGELWTISDNRTAVSIVDGGEFDGEKLNVVAEKFSDEIYGKGIKYQRFPLLIKIIDAQDKLSVQVHPDDEYAFKHENGDSGKTEMWYIIDAKPGAKLVCGLKEGTTKEEFKKLLQEERLEECLKEVEVQAGDVVYILSGMVHAIGEGILICEIQQNSDLTYRIYDYNRVDEFGRKRELHVEKALEVIDFDLKTDKIVPQFENIEGGQISHVVKSPYFDVSIIKVEKEVELNTGGKFNTLTAVEGSCEIRYDNLNINLKAGETVLIPAAIQKYLLVGNCKILKAYV is encoded by the coding sequence ATGCAACCTATGAAATTTAGACCTATTTTTATGGAGAGAATATGGGGAGGAAACGCATTAAGAGAAAGGTTTGGCTTTGATATACCTTTAGATAAAAAAGTTGGAGAACTGTGGACAATATCTGACAATAGAACTGCTGTAAGTATAGTTGATGGTGGAGAGTTTGATGGTGAGAAATTAAATGTGGTGGCTGAGAAATTTTCTGATGAAATATATGGCAAAGGCATAAAATATCAAAGATTTCCTCTTCTTATAAAAATAATTGACGCGCAGGACAAACTATCCGTGCAGGTTCACCCTGACGACGAGTATGCCTTCAAACATGAAAATGGGGATTCTGGTAAGACGGAGATGTGGTACATAATTGATGCAAAGCCAGGGGCAAAACTGGTATGTGGCTTAAAAGAGGGTACCACAAAAGAAGAGTTTAAAAAATTGTTACAAGAAGAAAGATTGGAGGAGTGTTTAAAAGAAGTAGAGGTACAAGCGGGAGATGTAGTTTACATACTCTCTGGAATGGTACATGCCATAGGAGAAGGAATACTTATATGTGAAATTCAGCAAAATTCTGACCTCACTTATAGAATCTATGATTACAACAGAGTTGATGAATTTGGCAGAAAAAGAGAGCTACATGTTGAAAAAGCTCTGGAAGTGATAGATTTCGATTTAAAGACTGATAAAATAGTGCCACAGTTCGAAAATATAGAAGGTGGGCAGATATCTCATGTGGTTAAATCTCCGTATTTTGATGTAAGTATAATTAAAGTGGAGAAAGAAGTAGAACTGAATACGGGTGGCAAATTCAACACCTTAACTGCTGTTGAGGGAAGTTGTGAAATTAGGTATGACAACTTGAATATAAATCTAAAAGCTGGAGAGACTGTTTTGATACCTGCAGCCATTCAAAAATATTTGCTTGTAGGTAATTGTAAAATTCTTAAGGCTTATGTTTAA